A stretch of Rhododendron vialii isolate Sample 1 chromosome 4a, ASM3025357v1 DNA encodes these proteins:
- the LOC131323843 gene encoding uncharacterized protein LOC131323843, whose amino-acid sequence MIKETSKSMKAIHQHLLEAQERMTEQVKVIRQRLLTVQSRQKNYADRRRQLLSFVEGDHVFLKVSLRRGLSRFEKKGKLSPHYIRPFDIIEKIGEVAYRLALPPKLSGVHDVFHVLMLRKYEPNPSHVLEWFELELEADASHGEELIRILDSRNQVLRYLSETLTWNA is encoded by the exons ATGATTAAGGAGACCTCTAAGAGCATGAAAGCAATTCACCAACATCTTTTGGAAGCTCAAGAGAGAATGACCGAACAAGTTAAAgtgattcgccaaagattgttgacCGTGCAAAGTAGACAGAAGAACtatgccgatcgtcgtcgcCAACTGTTATCGTTTGTAGAGGGGGATCATGTATTTCTTAAGGTATCATTGCGTCGGGGTTTGTCTcgttttgaaaaaaagggaaagcttTCACCGCATTATATCAGGCCGTTTGACATCATCGAGAAGATTGGAGAAGTGGCGTATCGTTTGGCTTTGCCACCGAAACTTTCGGGAGTGCATGATGTGTTCCACGTGTTGATGTTGAGGAAATATGAACCGAATCCGTCTCATGTCCTAGAGTGGTTCGAACTAGAGTTGGAAGCAGATGCATCTCATGGGGAGGAACtgatacgtatcctagattctcGCAATCAAGTGTTGAG gtacctCTCAGAGACATTGACATGGAATGCTTGA